The proteins below are encoded in one region of Arenibacter algicola:
- a CDS encoding beta-galactosidase, producing MRAILMTIILGFSQIAIAQKKDIPHLENINGSVQLIVNNEPFTMLAGELHNSSTGSEHYMQPIWKLMAEKNLNTVIAPISWELIEPEEGKFNFSIVDSAIKGARREGLKLVLIWFGSWKNGKSMYTPEWAKTNTKRFPLAEDGEGGTMASLSTFGVNTLKADSKAFAAFMKHIKEVDFQEQTVVMVQVENEIGSLDYRASYGMPNIYMRDYSDEANKNFNGPVPNELIDHLIKNKNQLHPALKKAWGDNGYLEEGSWDEVFGKGEKYTGDDWQNNFSYYTEELFMAWNYAKYVGEVAKLGKEEFPLPMYVNAWMKQPNGREPGQYPSGGGLCHKYLIYGVLQHLPSIFLPRIFMRSKYSIGFLKNFQHQAIL from the coding sequence ATGAGAGCTATATTAATGACAATTATCCTTGGTTTTTCGCAAATTGCGATTGCTCAAAAAAAAGACATACCACATTTAGAAAATATAAACGGTAGCGTTCAGCTTATAGTAAACAATGAACCGTTCACAATGCTTGCGGGTGAATTACATAATTCCAGTACAGGAAGTGAGCACTATATGCAACCCATTTGGAAGCTTATGGCAGAGAAGAATTTAAATACGGTAATTGCGCCAATTTCTTGGGAATTGATTGAGCCGGAAGAGGGTAAATTTAATTTTTCGATTGTGGATAGTGCAATTAAGGGGGCCAGAAGGGAAGGTCTTAAACTAGTGCTGATCTGGTTTGGTTCATGGAAAAACGGGAAATCGATGTACACGCCGGAATGGGCAAAAACCAACACAAAAAGATTTCCTTTAGCGGAAGACGGTGAAGGTGGTACAATGGCTTCGCTGTCCACTTTTGGCGTCAATACCCTTAAAGCCGATTCAAAGGCCTTTGCAGCATTCATGAAGCACATTAAAGAGGTTGACTTCCAAGAGCAGACGGTAGTCATGGTACAAGTTGAAAACGAAATCGGTTCTCTTGATTACCGGGCGAGTTATGGTATGCCTAACATTTATATGCGCGATTATAGTGATGAAGCCAATAAAAATTTTAACGGACCTGTCCCGAATGAATTGATAGATCACCTCATTAAAAATAAAAACCAATTACACCCTGCCCTGAAAAAAGCTTGGGGCGACAATGGCTATTTGGAGGAAGGAAGTTGGGACGAGGTTTTTGGAAAGGGAGAAAAATATACTGGGGACGATTGGCAGAATAACTTCTCCTATTACACCGAAGAACTATTTATGGCGTGGAATTATGCCAAATATGTAGGTGAGGTAGCAAAATTAGGGAAGGAAGAATTCCCCTTACCGATGTATGTGAATGCATGGATGAAGCAGCCCAATGGCAGAGAACCTGGGCAATATCCTTCAGGGGGGGGGCTTTGCCACAAGTATTTGATATATGGCGTGCTGCAGCACCTTCCATCGATTTTTTTGCCCCGGATATTTATGAGGTCGAAATATTCGATTGGGTTTCTGAAGAATTTTCAACATCAGGCAATCCTTTAA
- a CDS encoding DUF5597 domain-containing protein, with amino-acid sequence MIPETKSNPASSARAFYALGKYDAIGYAPFGIDGNGILNTTSPNDESLKTAYASLENILPIISKYRGTEKMTGLFIDSSKEKDEVVMGEYVISLKRNSFAEAQGLLGVDIENKNEKEEEAAGFLIIQLAENEFLVAGGIGSSILTISKSNNDAPTQAGYLSVDEVSYSNGEMRTHRLNGDETAFGGPVVKKGESKIFKMKMYTY; translated from the coding sequence ATGATACCGGAAACCAAGTCGAACCCTGCCTCCTCGGCACGAGCGTTTTATGCCTTAGGCAAATATGATGCGATCGGGTACGCCCCATTCGGTATCGATGGTAACGGAATATTAAATACTACCTCACCAAATGACGAATCACTAAAAACTGCCTATGCTAGTTTAGAGAACATATTGCCGATCATTTCAAAGTATAGAGGCACTGAAAAGATGACCGGGCTATTTATTGATTCCTCCAAAGAGAAGGATGAAGTTGTAATGGGCGAGTACGTAATATCTCTAAAAAGAAATTCATTTGCAGAGGCTCAGGGTTTACTAGGGGTCGATATAGAAAACAAAAATGAAAAAGAAGAAGAGGCTGCAGGCTTTCTCATAATACAACTTGCAGAAAATGAATTTTTAGTTGCCGGAGGTATTGGCAGCTCAATTTTGACCATATCAAAAAGTAATAACGACGCCCCAACACAGGCGGGATATTTATCAGTGGATGAAGTATCTTATTCGAATGGAGAGATGCGAACCCACAGATTGAATGGTGATGAGACTGCATTTGGAGGGCCAGTAGTGAAAAAAGGTGAATCAAAAATCTTTAAAATGAAAATGTACACTTATTGA
- a CDS encoding SDR family NAD(P)-dependent oxidoreductase yields the protein MKVKNKVIVVTGGGGGLGQALLLKLLELDAKVAAVDIDEGALKETVKLAGEFGKNLSTHVLDITDREKVLLFPKEVIKIHGEVDGIINNAGIIQPFVHVNELDFKKIEQVMNINFYGSLYMVKAFLPHLLKRPVAHIANISSLGGFMPFPGQTIYGASKAALKLLTEGLYAELKDTNVKVTIIHPGAMSTRIMSNSGLEGVEAEDDTARNSMILSPENAALQVIKAIEKDKFRAMVGKDARMLDTLYRLHPRKAVDFIVKKMGSRPI from the coding sequence ATGAAAGTCAAAAATAAAGTAATCGTAGTAACGGGTGGTGGTGGTGGCCTCGGCCAAGCGCTCCTACTGAAATTATTGGAACTGGACGCTAAAGTAGCTGCGGTAGATATCGATGAGGGGGCGCTGAAGGAAACTGTAAAATTGGCAGGGGAATTTGGCAAAAACCTTTCCACCCATGTTTTGGATATTACCGACAGGGAAAAGGTTCTCTTATTTCCTAAAGAAGTTATCAAAATCCATGGTGAAGTAGATGGTATTATCAATAACGCTGGCATTATTCAGCCTTTTGTACATGTCAACGAGCTCGATTTTAAGAAAATCGAGCAGGTCATGAACATCAATTTTTACGGGTCTCTTTACATGGTCAAGGCCTTTTTGCCCCATTTGTTAAAACGACCCGTAGCCCACATCGCCAATATTTCAAGCCTTGGAGGATTTATGCCCTTTCCTGGCCAAACCATCTATGGGGCATCAAAGGCGGCCCTGAAATTGTTGACCGAAGGTTTATATGCGGAATTGAAGGATACCAACGTAAAGGTGACTATAATTCACCCCGGGGCGATGTCCACAAGAATTATGTCCAATTCAGGTTTGGAAGGAGTTGAAGCCGAAGATGATACGGCTAGGAATTCCATGATACTAAGTCCGGAAAATGCTGCATTACAGGTTATCAAGGCTATAGAAAAAGATAAGTTCAGGGCCATGGTAGGGAAAGATGCCCGAATGTTGGATACTCTTTATCGATTACACCCTAGAAAAGCCGTAGATTTTATCGTAAAGAAAATGGGCAGCCGTCCTATTTAA
- a CDS encoding glycosyl hydrolase family 79 N-terminal domain-containing protein, which translates to MKNSIKTCLGFILIGTFSMAYAQNGPGEPNGRSTSSIDLQNMEYIGSVDERYQSYNIEMCEVIGGDFWVPYQKLDSVMKHSDKKGFEALKWEIPPIDLKEKKLRNLAAALGPAYIRVSGTWANDVYFQNNDSPILEEAPNGFNNVLTREQWKGVVDFSKAVNGKIVTSFAISAGMYDANGAYQVDQVKDLIDYTKSIGGEISAAEMFNEPTFASHGSAPEGYNAQSYADDFTVFHDFVSEYYPEMKVVGPGSVGEGGVLETGGVVNIDIATEDLMAKLPKNPFEAYTYHFYGGVSKRCGGKQTLESVMTQEWLSKTEKGLEFYQKSRDKYNPEAPIWLNETAEAACGGDPLAATYADTFRYLEQLGRLAKKGVQVVMHNTLARSEYALLEHDTHDPRPNYWAALLWGKLMGTQVYDANNLAPGVNVYVHNKKGGSVGRTALIINATKSDYFFEIPNKAKQYLLTADSLDTKTVHLNGKALKLNSDDSLPNISGERIEAGDVRIPSHGILFLSFDGSN; encoded by the coding sequence ATGAAAAATAGTATTAAAACATGTCTAGGTTTTATTTTAATAGGAACATTTTCTATGGCCTATGCGCAAAATGGGCCAGGCGAACCAAATGGAAGAAGTACGTCAAGTATCGATCTACAAAATATGGAATATATCGGAAGTGTCGACGAACGCTATCAATCGTATAACATCGAAATGTGCGAGGTAATCGGAGGCGATTTCTGGGTGCCCTATCAAAAATTGGATTCGGTAATGAAACACTCAGATAAGAAGGGTTTTGAAGCTTTAAAATGGGAAATCCCCCCGATAGACCTCAAAGAAAAAAAATTGAGAAACCTTGCGGCCGCATTGGGACCCGCATATATTAGGGTAAGCGGCACATGGGCGAACGACGTATACTTTCAAAACAATGATTCGCCCATTCTTGAAGAGGCACCTAATGGTTTTAATAATGTGCTGACCCGTGAGCAATGGAAAGGTGTAGTCGATTTTAGCAAAGCGGTCAATGGTAAGATTGTGACCTCCTTTGCCATAAGTGCTGGTATGTATGATGCGAATGGTGCCTATCAAGTAGATCAGGTAAAAGATCTTATCGATTACACCAAATCAATTGGGGGTGAAATTTCGGCTGCCGAAATGTTCAACGAACCCACTTTTGCAAGTCACGGGAGTGCACCGGAAGGGTATAACGCCCAAAGCTACGCCGATGATTTTACTGTTTTTCATGATTTTGTGAGCGAATATTATCCTGAAATGAAGGTAGTGGGGCCTGGTTCGGTGGGTGAAGGAGGGGTGTTGGAAACAGGTGGGGTCGTCAATATAGACATAGCCACCGAAGATTTGATGGCCAAGCTCCCAAAAAATCCATTCGAAGCGTATACCTACCATTTTTATGGAGGTGTATCAAAACGATGCGGGGGCAAACAGACCCTGGAGAGCGTTATGACTCAAGAATGGTTAAGCAAGACCGAAAAAGGACTTGAATTTTATCAAAAATCCCGCGATAAATACAATCCCGAAGCGCCTATCTGGTTGAATGAAACCGCCGAGGCGGCCTGTGGTGGCGACCCGTTGGCCGCAACTTATGCAGATACCTTCAGATATCTGGAGCAGTTGGGCAGATTGGCGAAAAAGGGCGTGCAGGTAGTGATGCACAATACCCTTGCACGAAGTGAATATGCATTATTGGAACACGATACCCACGACCCTCGTCCCAATTATTGGGCAGCCCTGTTGTGGGGTAAACTCATGGGAACGCAAGTGTATGATGCAAATAACCTCGCACCCGGTGTCAATGTTTATGTTCATAACAAAAAAGGTGGTTCGGTAGGTCGCACGGCACTAATTATCAATGCTACGAAATCTGATTATTTCTTTGAAATTCCAAACAAAGCCAAACAGTATTTGCTTACTGCAGATAGTCTTGACACAAAAACAGTGCATCTGAACGGAAAAGCACTCAAATTGAACTCTGATGATTCCCTACCCAATATTTCGGGAGAAAGGATTGAGGCAGGCGATGTTCGAATACCAAGTCATGGAATTTTGTTTTTGTCGTTCGACGGAAGCAACTAA
- a CDS encoding tyrosine-type recombinase/integrase, which yields MKINLKQKKLKNGKSSLFLEFYNGYRIDKNGVKKHLRKFEYLKQYVFDNPKNAEEKRENKETLQLAENILAIRKAEYIQGKYKIKNDKKGEVTFLDYYEQLKEDRFETKANYGNWDAALKHIEKYCPPHKQLKDIDTDFVKGFKRYLNTKAKTKSGTPLSQNSKYTYFNKFKAALREAHTENYLEENVLRSVKGFEQGESTREYLTYSELQSLTQAECKYPVLKNAFIFSCLTGLRWSDIDKLRWSEVRDEDTGSRIIFRQKKTDGLEYLYVSAQSRALLGKRTNESDRVFRGLKYGAVYNTEILRWCMKAGITKHITFHSARHTNAVLLLENGADIYTVSKRLGHREIRTTEIYTKIIDEKMREAANLIPEFNLDI from the coding sequence ATGAAAATCAATCTTAAGCAGAAAAAATTAAAAAACGGTAAGTCCAGTTTATTCCTTGAATTCTATAATGGGTATCGAATTGATAAAAACGGGGTCAAAAAGCACCTTAGAAAATTTGAGTACTTAAAGCAATATGTTTTTGATAATCCTAAAAATGCGGAGGAAAAGAGAGAAAACAAAGAAACCCTACAATTAGCAGAAAATATATTAGCTATAAGAAAGGCTGAGTACATTCAAGGGAAATACAAAATCAAGAACGATAAAAAGGGCGAAGTAACTTTCTTAGACTATTATGAACAATTAAAAGAAGACCGCTTTGAAACCAAGGCAAACTATGGGAATTGGGATGCTGCACTAAAACATATCGAAAAGTATTGTCCGCCGCACAAACAGCTTAAAGATATTGATACTGACTTTGTCAAGGGTTTTAAAAGATATTTGAATACAAAGGCCAAAACCAAGAGCGGTACGCCCCTATCCCAAAATTCCAAATATACTTATTTCAACAAATTCAAAGCTGCCTTGCGAGAGGCCCATACAGAAAATTATCTGGAAGAAAATGTACTACGATCAGTCAAAGGTTTTGAGCAAGGAGAATCCACAAGGGAATATTTGACCTATTCTGAATTACAATCTTTAACACAGGCTGAATGTAAATATCCTGTATTAAAAAATGCTTTCATATTTAGTTGCCTAACAGGATTGCGATGGAGTGATATAGATAAATTGCGATGGTCTGAGGTTCGAGATGAGGATACAGGTTCACGAATTATATTTAGGCAAAAGAAAACCGACGGACTAGAATACCTCTATGTTTCTGCGCAATCGAGGGCCTTACTTGGAAAAAGAACTAACGAGAGCGACCGAGTTTTTAGAGGTCTTAAATATGGAGCAGTCTATAATACCGAGATTCTAAGATGGTGTATGAAAGCTGGAATTACCAAACATATTACATTTCATAGTGCAAGGCATACTAACGCCGTATTACTACTTGAAAACGGAGCCGATATTTATACGGTATCAAAACGTTTGGGGCATCGTGAAATACGAACCACAGAGATTTACACGAAAATCATTGATGAAAAAATGAGGGAGGCTGCAAATTTAATTCCTGAGTTTAATCTGGATATTTAA
- the mnmE gene encoding tRNA uridine-5-carboxymethylaminomethyl(34) synthesis GTPase MnmE has translation MITNDNIIALATPSGAGAIAVIRISGKDAIALANPFFTSIRGKDLQKQKSHTIHLGHITENDKVLDEVLVSLFKGPHSYTGEDVVEISCHGSPYIQQQIIQLFLRNGCRMANAGEFTLRAFLNGKMDLSQAEAVADLIASDNEASHQIAIQQMRGGFSNEIKKLRDQLLNFASLMELELDFAEEDVEFADRTQFKKLLTKIQRILKRLIDSFAVGNVIKNGIPIAIVGEPNVGKSTLLNALLNEERAIVSDIAGTTRDTIEDEIAIGGIGFRFIDTAGIRDTKDVVESIGIKKTFEKIEQAQVVVLLVDAWEMATHADKLKTSIKELDKIKTKYPQKPLLVIANKVDRLDKEQIENLQSQISGLHLLSAKTGKGVETLKSRLLDFVNTGALRNSETIVTNTRHYSSLLKALEEIEKVQFGMEEDTPSDLLAIDVKEALYHLGEITGQVTNDELLGNIFANFCIGK, from the coding sequence ATGATTACCAACGACAACATCATTGCCTTAGCCACACCCTCAGGGGCCGGTGCAATAGCCGTAATCCGTATTTCCGGTAAGGATGCCATTGCCTTGGCCAATCCTTTTTTTACATCGATCAGGGGCAAGGATTTACAAAAACAAAAGAGCCATACCATACACTTGGGACATATTACCGAAAACGACAAAGTGTTGGATGAAGTTCTGGTATCCCTTTTTAAAGGACCCCATTCCTATACCGGTGAAGATGTTGTTGAAATATCATGTCACGGTTCGCCCTATATCCAACAACAAATAATTCAGTTATTTTTGCGTAACGGTTGCCGAATGGCAAATGCAGGAGAATTTACACTACGCGCTTTTTTAAACGGTAAAATGGACTTGAGTCAGGCCGAGGCCGTGGCGGACCTTATCGCCTCGGATAACGAGGCCAGTCACCAAATAGCTATACAGCAAATGCGTGGTGGTTTTAGCAACGAGATAAAAAAATTGAGGGACCAACTGCTCAACTTTGCTAGCCTAATGGAATTGGAACTCGACTTTGCAGAGGAGGATGTAGAATTTGCGGACCGTACACAGTTTAAAAAACTTTTGACCAAAATACAGCGCATTCTTAAACGCTTGATCGATTCCTTTGCTGTGGGCAATGTGATCAAAAACGGAATTCCCATAGCCATTGTAGGGGAACCCAACGTAGGCAAATCCACCCTGCTCAATGCCCTTTTGAATGAAGAGCGGGCCATTGTAAGCGATATAGCAGGAACCACTAGGGATACCATTGAGGATGAAATTGCAATAGGAGGCATAGGATTTCGCTTTATAGATACTGCTGGAATTAGGGATACCAAGGATGTAGTGGAAAGTATCGGTATTAAGAAGACTTTTGAAAAAATAGAACAGGCCCAGGTGGTGGTGCTATTGGTAGATGCCTGGGAAATGGCCACCCATGCCGATAAGTTGAAAACAAGTATAAAGGAACTGGACAAAATAAAAACTAAATATCCCCAAAAACCCTTGTTGGTGATTGCCAATAAGGTGGATAGATTGGATAAGGAACAAATTGAGAATCTACAATCCCAAATTTCGGGACTGCACTTGCTGTCCGCCAAAACCGGAAAAGGGGTCGAAACACTGAAGTCGCGCTTATTGGATTTTGTAAATACGGGAGCGTTGCGCAATAGCGAAACCATTGTTACCAATACCAGACATTATAGTTCCCTTCTAAAGGCCTTGGAAGAAATAGAAAAGGTACAATTTGGTATGGAGGAAGACACTCCTAGCGACCTGTTGGCTATTGATGTAAAAGAAGCCCTATACCACCTAGGAGAAATCACAGGGCAAGTGACCAACGATGAGCTTCTGGGGAATATATTTGCTAACTTTTGTATCGGGAAATAA
- a CDS encoding DUF4870 domain-containing protein: MKAENRQLLVWTHLSQLLDIVTGFGGFIVPLVLWLTQRDTIMNMDENGKSIINFQISMFLYILICIPLILLLGIGILGIIAIAVLCFVFPIINAIKVSNGEKPHYPLSIKFV; this comes from the coding sequence ATGAAGGCAGAAAACAGACAATTATTGGTGTGGACCCATTTAAGTCAATTATTGGATATAGTAACCGGATTTGGGGGATTTATAGTTCCTTTGGTCCTATGGTTAACACAAAGGGATACCATTATGAACATGGATGAAAATGGAAAGTCGATCATTAACTTCCAGATTAGCATGTTCTTATATATACTAATTTGCATCCCGTTGATCTTACTTCTTGGTATTGGAATATTAGGGATTATTGCTATAGCAGTGCTCTGTTTCGTTTTTCCTATTATCAATGCCATTAAGGTTTCCAACGGTGAAAAACCTCATTATCCCCTGAGCATAAAGTTTGTGTAG
- the dnaN gene encoding DNA polymerase III subunit beta, translating into MKFIVSSTYLLKQLQVLGGVINNSNTLPILDNFLFDLNQKELTVSASDLETTMSSVLEVDSDNEGTIAVPAKLLLEILKTFPEQPLTFVVEDNNTVEISSNHGKYALAYADGAEFPKSVELSNPSSTTVLGDILATAINKTIFAAGNDDLRPVMSGVFFQFSPESLTFVATDAHKLVKYQRTDVTASKVAEFIMPKKPLNLLKGILSGSETEVLIEYNESNAKFSFENTILICRLIDGKYPNYEAVIPKENPNKLSIARNQLLSSVRRVSIFSNKTTHQIRLKIAGAELNISAEDIDYSNKAEERLTCSYQGDDMQIGFNSRFLVEMLNNLTSDDVQLEMSLPNRAGILTPIDGLDEGENVTMLVMPVMLNS; encoded by the coding sequence ATGAAATTTATAGTATCTAGCACTTATTTACTAAAACAACTCCAAGTTTTAGGTGGGGTTATCAATAACAGCAATACCTTACCTATTCTAGACAATTTTCTCTTCGATTTAAATCAAAAAGAACTCACTGTTTCGGCTTCCGATCTGGAAACTACAATGAGCTCTGTATTGGAGGTAGATTCGGACAATGAGGGAACCATTGCGGTTCCAGCAAAACTGTTGTTGGAAATCTTAAAAACCTTTCCTGAACAGCCCTTGACTTTTGTTGTTGAGGACAACAATACAGTGGAAATCAGTTCTAACCACGGTAAATATGCCTTGGCATATGCTGACGGTGCGGAATTTCCGAAATCGGTTGAATTATCAAACCCATCCTCTACCACAGTACTTGGGGATATATTGGCAACAGCTATCAACAAAACCATATTCGCTGCCGGTAATGATGATCTAAGACCTGTAATGAGCGGTGTCTTTTTTCAATTTTCCCCAGAAAGTCTAACCTTCGTAGCTACCGATGCCCATAAATTGGTAAAATACCAACGAACCGATGTTACTGCTTCCAAAGTGGCCGAATTTATAATGCCCAAAAAACCTCTTAATTTATTGAAGGGGATCTTATCGGGCAGCGAAACGGAAGTACTGATCGAATACAATGAAAGCAACGCTAAATTCAGTTTTGAAAACACCATCCTCATCTGTAGATTGATTGACGGTAAATACCCGAATTATGAAGCAGTTATTCCTAAGGAAAATCCTAACAAGCTATCCATAGCCAGAAACCAACTGTTAAGTTCTGTTAGAAGGGTTTCCATATTCTCCAATAAGACCACCCACCAAATAAGATTAAAAATTGCAGGTGCGGAACTTAATATTTCTGCCGAGGATATAGATTACAGCAATAAGGCGGAGGAAAGGTTGACCTGTTCCTACCAAGGTGATGATATGCAGATAGGGTTCAACTCAAGGTTCCTGGTGGAAATGTTGAACAACCTTACTTCGGATGACGTGCAATTGGAAATGAGTCTTCCCAATAGGGCCGGTATCCTAACTCCGATTGACGGTTTGGACGAAGGCGAAAATGTGACCATGTTGGTAATGCCCGTAATGTTGAACAGTTAG
- the gldG gene encoding gliding motility-associated ABC transporter substrate-binding protein GldG → MKRSLLSIIKAVVLLLILNILASFFYARLDLTEDNRYTLSTAALNSVGDFSAPIIIDILLDGNLPPEFIKLKLETRQLLEEFASENKNIKFNFVNPLEGATQIDGVITDLQALGLTPTNVTVEQNGKVSQEIIFPWAMVNYNNSTVKVPLLKNKLGATTEERVNNSVQHLEYAFADAFTKLNIKEKKKIAIIKGNGELGDIYMADYLTTIKDYYNIGAITLDSVATNPEKVLAQLKGFDLALIAKPTEAFSDEEKFILDQYITGGGKSLWLIDQVAMELDSLFNEEGTAMALPRNLNLNDFFFKYGIRLNTDLVNDLYFTQIVLASGEGNSSQYNPVPWYYNPMVFSKNDHPINNNLEALRFQFAGSLDTLASDYKKQILLSSSPLSKTEGVPKPIQLDIINTPPDKDLYNDGNKILGVLVEGAFQSTFLNRVKPLKLDKILDQGPENKMIVLTDGDLIRNQIRNGRPLELGYDKWTNNFFGNKEFLINCLNYLLDDTGLINIRNKKVTIPFLDEEKINDQKTKWQLINIGLPLCLTFIFGFLIHTIRKKKYGV, encoded by the coding sequence ATGAAAAGAAGTTTATTATCTATAATCAAGGCCGTTGTTTTATTGCTGATCCTAAATATTCTGGCCAGTTTTTTCTACGCGAGATTAGATCTGACCGAAGACAATAGATATACCCTTTCCACGGCGGCATTAAATTCTGTTGGGGACTTTAGCGCCCCTATAATAATCGATATTCTTCTCGATGGAAATCTTCCACCGGAATTTATAAAATTGAAGCTGGAAACCAGGCAGCTATTAGAGGAATTTGCATCAGAAAATAAGAATATAAAGTTCAATTTCGTAAATCCGCTTGAAGGAGCCACGCAAATTGATGGCGTTATCACAGATTTACAGGCTTTGGGCCTTACCCCCACAAACGTTACCGTTGAACAGAATGGAAAAGTCTCCCAAGAGATTATCTTTCCATGGGCTATGGTCAATTACAACAACAGCACCGTAAAGGTACCCCTGTTAAAAAATAAACTTGGTGCCACCACTGAAGAGCGTGTAAACAATTCCGTTCAACATTTGGAATATGCCTTTGCAGATGCCTTTACAAAGTTGAACATCAAGGAAAAGAAAAAAATAGCCATCATTAAGGGCAATGGGGAGTTGGGTGATATTTACATGGCAGATTATCTGACCACCATAAAGGATTATTACAATATTGGGGCCATAACCTTGGATTCTGTGGCAACCAATCCAGAAAAGGTCCTGGCACAACTAAAAGGTTTTGATCTTGCCCTCATTGCAAAGCCTACAGAGGCATTTTCCGATGAAGAGAAATTTATTCTGGATCAATATATTACCGGGGGAGGCAAATCGCTTTGGCTCATAGATCAGGTAGCTATGGAACTGGATAGCCTATTCAACGAAGAAGGTACTGCCATGGCCCTGCCACGAAATCTTAACCTTAACGATTTTTTCTTCAAATATGGGATTAGATTAAATACGGATCTTGTCAACGACCTATATTTCACCCAAATAGTTCTGGCGAGCGGTGAGGGGAACAGTTCCCAATACAACCCTGTTCCCTGGTACTACAACCCAATGGTCTTTTCCAAGAACGACCATCCTATAAACAACAATTTGGAAGCGCTAAGGTTCCAGTTCGCAGGTAGTTTGGATACCCTGGCCAGTGATTACAAAAAACAGATCTTACTCAGTAGTTCGCCCTTATCCAAAACCGAAGGAGTACCAAAACCCATTCAGTTGGACATTATTAATACACCACCGGATAAGGACTTATATAATGATGGAAATAAGATATTGGGGGTATTGGTCGAAGGCGCCTTCCAATCTACTTTCCTGAACCGGGTAAAACCGCTAAAGCTGGACAAAATTTTGGATCAAGGCCCTGAAAACAAAATGATAGTGCTTACGGACGGTGATCTTATAAGAAACCAGATCCGAAACGGCCGACCCTTGGAATTAGGTTATGATAAATGGACGAACAACTTTTTTGGCAACAAAGAATTTCTCATTAATTGCCTTAATTACCTCTTGGACGATACCGGACTTATAAACATTCGCAACAAAAAAGTAACCATCCCTTTCTTGGATGAAGAAAAAATCAATGACCAAAAAACCAAATGGCAGTTGATTAATATTGGCCTTCCCCTGTGTTTGACCTTTATTTTTGGATTCCTAATACACACCATTCGCAAGAAAAAATATGGGGTATAA
- the gldF gene encoding gliding motility-associated ABC transporter permease subunit GldF, which produces MIAIFKREIQSFFTSPIGYLVIGLFLVLNGLFLWVFKGPFNIFEYGFADLGNFFLLAPWVFLFLIPAITMKSFSEEKKLGTLELLFIKPISLWQTVIGKFLGTFCLALIAILPTLLYVYTISQLGVTIGNLDMGMVLGSYFGLLFLTASYTAIGLFSSILSENQIVAFIIGMVLCFIMLFGFESLATILPTGPMILFVEQIGMKAHFESIARGVLDTRDIIYFTSLTLFFLFLTINQLKNQNR; this is translated from the coding sequence ATGATTGCCATATTTAAAAGAGAAATACAATCATTTTTTACCTCGCCTATAGGTTATCTGGTCATAGGATTATTTTTAGTGCTCAACGGATTGTTTCTTTGGGTATTTAAGGGACCTTTTAATATTTTTGAATACGGCTTTGCCGATCTGGGCAATTTCTTTCTCCTTGCCCCTTGGGTATTTCTTTTTCTGATACCCGCCATTACAATGAAAAGTTTTTCGGAGGAAAAAAAACTAGGCACTTTGGAGCTGCTTTTTATAAAGCCCATCTCTTTATGGCAAACGGTTATAGGAAAGTTTTTGGGTACCTTTTGCTTGGCCTTAATCGCCATATTGCCTACACTTCTTTATGTATATACCATTTCCCAATTGGGTGTAACCATAGGCAATTTGGATATGGGCATGGTGCTGGGCTCTTATTTTGGGCTCTTATTTCTAACTGCAAGCTATACCGCCATTGGATTATTTTCCTCTATCCTGTCCGAAAACCAAATTGTAGCCTTTATCATTGGTATGGTACTATGCTTTATTATGTTGTTCGGATTTGAAAGTCTGGCCACGATATTGCCCACTGGCCCTATGATACTTTTTGTGGAACAAATAGGAATGAAGGCCCATTTTGAAAGTATAGCCAGAGGTGTCTTGGACACTAGGGATATTATTTATTTCACAAGCCTTACCCTATTCTTTCTCTTCCTGACCATTAATCAACTAAAAAATCAGAATAGATAA